The DNA region ttttttttcattttttttattcaatatattatgTTGAGTTACTCCGAGTTTTTTCGAATTTCTCCCATATTAATCTATGCGGAGAAATATCACTATTTCAGCGATTTCGGAGAAAATTTggaggaattttttttacatatttctCCATTGATTTTCTCCGCAATAGGAGTTCAATTTCACGACTTAGTGGATTGTAATAATCAATGAGGGTTTTATTGaaatcatttgtatttttttatctagtcAGCATGCATATGCATATTCATTGTTTGCAGCATCAGTAAAATGCTCGATTTCTtcactatataaattttcaattcggTCTTGACGATTAATATACTATAAGACAACAAATATAACTTgagtttttcaaaaaacattatatagtTTTGTATAATTTCTCATGTGAGTCCACTACTTTTTCAATCACTCTAAGAAATAGTTGGTAAAAATCTTTGATagctttattaatttattggttCCGTTCCATACTATCAGTTGCAAAGTAACGTGGAAGTGCTCGTTAAAATAATAGCCtggaatataaattgaaacaatagaaacaatatattttaaattaccttCAAATAACTTTcattagaagaaaaaacaaagaaattatttagaaataatgaCAGCTATTTAaaggtaattaaaaatatattgtttttattgttttaattaattttttttaagattgttttttactatatataacaatatatatttcctatatcttatcattttaaatatacttggaAAAATCGCATTGATACATGGATTTATTatagctttataaaaaaaaatatacaatatatatatttaccaacaattgataaatatttaatttaaataatcacatCATTGCCGAcgtcaatttataataaagtaaaatatatataagtcaACTACCGcggtatttatatattacagtAGAACAATCAAACGATCAAAAGACAGATGTGTAtagtgaatttttataaaatatttaaaaaaataataaaacaacaattaaatgggtatgaaaataaataaaattataatttaaaaaaattactaataaatttaaataaataattttattataattaaaattcgttgttttaaaaaaataaatattcaattgtcatttattgaattttaaaattcatggacaaatttgtaaattacatatgacatcattaataattatttctttcttcCTGCCAACAATTCTCCcactttatttaataatatatttatttttttatatacgcaatattcatattaaattgacacagttacaataataattattataaactacaTGTGTAGGCGATCCAGCTTTTTCATATCACATCagtaaaactattttttttttttatcctcttttctttttttgcaataCCAATTTGGACAGTAtccacaatttatatttatttatttttatatattttatttttttttaaataccaatGTAGAGAAGACTACATAGTTACTTCAATACATTCATAGTATTTATGTAATGCTATTATTAGTACTGAGCCATCATGCTCCCTACTTAAAAGCAAGTtacaaactttttaaaaaatatacaaaacgcattttagaaaaaaattttttgcaacTGGAGAATTgctatttcttttatttttaatttcttttatttttttgttattacgTGTTGTTGTGGAAACTTGTGTGTCTTTTGTttgtaaggaaaaaaaaaaaatataataattttacatgtgaataatttaattgtgttaaattgtgctaaagaaaaattataattttcttttaactattttttttttttattttgaaaattgatattaattaatttattggcCAGATGAGGGATTCAGTGGTGGATAAacgtaatattaattatcttcaacaaaaaattaaaccaaGCCTTTTAATTTATCGTCCACCAGGtgagattttaatatttttatttttttttttatatatttatttaatgggatgtgttattatttttaggtgGACGACCAGAGGCTTTAACGAGTCCACAGTTGAACGTGCATGCTAAAGAATTTACAATGAAACAAAACGATAtgcacaataataattcaaagttagtatatcatataattattttattaatttatatttttaaatattaattgttaattatatatttttagtagaCACAGTATGGCTGGACATGATGGTAGAACAGTTTATTACAATCTTCAACAGAGTAAATCAAGTGGAAATATTCATCGTCACATGttcaatcaacaacaacaacaacatcatcaattacaccagcatcaacaacatccatatcatcattataatcatcatgTTCAAGGAATTAGACAAATGCATCCATTAAATACTTCAGCATCAAGTGGAAATATTTTACATGTTAGTATTTGATTTGTTAAAAcgttttaaattgattttaattttttaaattaattacagggTAATCAGGGTAATCGTGtacattttaatatgaaaaatgatattaaaacaaCACAAAATTCACAAGTGATAAAACCTGGTAAATTGACAAAAAGTTTGTCATTTGTTACATCATATGGATTAAAAAGATCAAAAAGTTTTACATCAGCTGATGTACTTGCTCATAAAGCTAATAATATTTCTGAAGCTGCTGAACTTGGAAGATTTCCTGTTACTGTACATGATGTACTTATTAAAGCAATGGAAGgtatatgtttttattaattaaatgtaaatttaaattttaataactattttaatttcaagatcCAAATGGACTCAATTCAAGAAATCTAATGGATCTCGTACGTCATATACTTGGAAGAATCGTTGAAAATCGTAAATACTCTGAACCAGCTGCAAAAATttgcattaaaattattgaagtaatttatttatttaataatttatgttaattataaattattctaaattgtaatatattatttttaattttagaaagaAGTTAAAGAAACATTCTTAGAatcacttttaaatttatgccAACAGTGGTATCAAGATCAAAGTAGATTACTAAATGATACagcaagtttaaataaattttcagcaTTTATGACGTTCCTGAATGAAATGTATTGTCAGGTACTGATAGCTCAAACAATAACCATTAATGattactatttaaataatgaaaaaaattaatttacagttAAAACGTCGTCAATTGCAACTGAAAACTCAACAAGAGGGTGTATCACCAGGACGTGTATTATTGACTCTATTATGGAAATGTTGTCAAGATTGTCTTCAGCCatcttttataaattcattaccTGAAGTAAgacaaattcatttaaattaaattttaaaaaataatcaaataatgtgatattatatttattataatttacagagtaattgtttattttttatactgacTTCAATTGGCAAAGATCTTGATGTTGAATTGCCACTTCAATTGGAACAATTACTTGCTTGTGTACGTGATGCATTTTTAGCTGATAATGCAACATTACCAGCTGTTAGAAAAATTCTTTTACAACTTATTGAGCTACATGCTGCACATTGGCAATTACCAGCTCCAGcacttgtttattattatccagGTTCATCATCAAAGtcttaacaatatttttgtttattcatctattcattttgtttattgttgtaatattttatattcgtaatactttttattttatgtaaatataataattttttttttaattaataaaataaaaatattgacaaaagtatttatgaaaaaaaatgatttgaaaaaataatcatttttttttcttttattttatttaactattttataCACGTTTTTGTTAgttaatagtaaaataaaaattgataaatttgtacAGATTAAATACAAAgacgatagaaaaaaaaatcacttgatagaaatattattactttaaatttagtatttggaaaaaaatagtcagattttttgtaatatatcaCGTTTctctttgtttattaatttaatttttatcaaaatattcaagacATCTAGCTTCTTGTTAATGCCTTGATAATTACCACACCAGCAAGACCAACTGCAAGACCAACACCACTTGCAACAGCTAGACCTTTACGACCCTctagaaaagaaaattacaatatcaaatgattgatcaagaattaaagattaaaataagtatatcaatgtattttttgtaaGTTGATAAATCACCTTTTCGCATTCGttgtttaattgatttttcaagttgttGTAATTGTAAATTTCCAGGTTCAATATCGAGGAAGGCTTTCACGTACTTCAATGCTTTATTATATtcctggaaaaaaaaacaccaacgataagtattaaaataatgataagttgatgtgttatttaaattttttaaaaaatatattgacctTGATTCTAGCATTTCCAATGGCCAAGTAATAGATGCAATCCCTTTTTGTGGCAGCATGGTTTTTACACAAATCTTCAAGAAGATAAATACCTTTTCTTATGTCAGCTGGATATTTACTTCTAACAAGACACCATGAATACTCAAATTGTACTTGTTGTGTGacacttgataattttaattcttgattatattttatttcgaatttctgcaatagaaataaataatataaggTTAATGAAACAAAACAACTAGTCCAAAATTAACaactagaaaataattaattaaatataaatattatgaaaaattaataaataaacaatcataaCCTTTAAATCATCAGGTGAAACTACTTCATCTAGTACGTCATCCATAGTAAcgattgattatttaaacaaattatttcgTTAATTAAAAGTACTCCAAAAAAATTcaggtttattttttagtatttactcaataacaaaaaaaaaaaaaaacattgacaatattattactatttactgcattattattattatcacattcCAGAAAATGTTGTCACTTTCTGCACTTGTCATTGGTTCGTTGAATGATGCTTTGATTGGCTGCGAAATACGGAGGGAAATTATCTTCGCCATtgtacaaattttaaacatacaaTTTACCAGATTTTCTTCGTTATTAAAATTGGGAAAATTTAAGGAAAATTACGGAGAATTTGATGTGATTATTTTTCGTGACAAACATGTTAACCAAGtcattttaaatcaacatttttGGTGAGACAAtgtatgttgaaaaaaaaatataaagagtgtcaatatataattaatttttatattgtaaaattaactttaaattttgataattaaaatttttgtaatgctcttgtgataataatttttatattttatttaaagaatgaTGAATTGCAATTCAACAAGAACAAGAAGAGGATGTATCACCAAGATATCTCTTTAGCcatctttgataaatttattgcctcaggtaaatttaattcaatctaaataaataaataaataatgtgatattttaattataatttatagagAATTGCGTGTCATTTTTACATTGACAAAGACCTCGACGTTGAACTACCAATTCAACTGGAGCAATTGCTTACTTTTACACTTGGATTTTTAGCtgaaatggtaaaaaaaaaaattctttaaaaattttatatatagagaTTCATGTTGATCATTTTAATCTTACTTTGATCTTTATCAAAGTATTGacaatgaatataattattcatcttctctattgttataaaattatatctacattttttatttaaatatacaatcaatcaattcatgacttaatttttgatgatataatattattcaaggtCAATTATTCTATTCATCCATATACTTTTactaccaattttttttatatatatttaatttagttaaaaaaaaaatatccactaTAGGACATCCGGGTGGATGACTGAATAACTTTCAATTctttaaaactaaattaaataaaaaaaaatatttctggctaattaaaaaaaaaaaaaaggcatgaATCACATCTTAAAattgcattaattttataaaattacatcctgtatattaatttaaatatgataataataataaatgacaaggtttttgtaatataataatttcaaaaaaaataattattttactttcaaGAGCAATAAATTTGCGAAAATTACAAACAACCTTGATCTCGATTGGATCCAGGTCAGCTGTTTGATGATTAAGTGttgcatatttttatttaaataaaaataaacaaaaccaTATGACAATTTGattgttaattgttaaattaaattttcaagaaaatcaTACGTATCAATTgcagttgata from Aphidius gifuensis isolate YNYX2018 linkage group LG5, ASM1490517v1, whole genome shotgun sequence includes:
- the LOC122857153 gene encoding mitochondrial fission 1 protein-like, whose protein sequence is MDDVLDEVVSPDDLKKFEIKYNQELKLSSVTQQVQFEYSWCLVRSKYPADIRKGIYLLEDLCKNHAATKRDCIYYLAIGNARIKEYNKALKYVKAFLDIEPGNLQLQQLEKSIKQRMRKEGRKGLAVASGVGLAVGLAGVVIIKALTRS
- the LOC122857150 gene encoding CBP80/20-dependent translation initiation factor → MRDSVVDKRNINYLQQKIKPSLLIYRPPGGRPEALTSPQLNVHAKEFTMKQNDMHNNNSNRHSMAGHDGRTVYYNLQQSKSSGNIHRHMFNQQQQQHHQLHQHQQHPYHHYNHHVQGIRQMHPLNTSASSGNILHGNQGNRVHFNMKNDIKTTQNSQVIKPGKLTKSLSFVTSYGLKRSKSFTSADVLAHKANNISEAAELGRFPVTVHDVLIKAMEDPNGLNSRNLMDLVRHILGRIVENRKYSEPAAKICIKIIEKEVKETFLESLLNLCQQWYQDQSRLLNDTASLNKFSAFMTFLNEMYCQLKRRQLQLKTQQEGVSPGRVLLTLLWKCCQDCLQPSFINSLPESNCLFFILTSIGKDLDVELPLQLEQLLACVRDAFLADNATLPAVRKILLQLIELHAAHWQLPAPALVYYYPGSSSKS